One Rhodospirillales bacterium genomic window carries:
- a CDS encoding rhomboid family intramembrane serine protease, which yields MIPLHDENPLRHIRFQYVTVAIIAVCVAVFLYQSTLDVRAERVFVMSYGAIPAAVFGLAERGAEISAIPPSVTLLTSMFLHGGFMHLAGNMLFLWVLGDNVEDAMGHARYVAFYLLSGLAAALAHAGLDPVSKIPMIGASGAISGVIGAYLILHPKAPIKTLVLRMIVYLPAWVVLGLWFAFQLINVAMTPKGAGGVAWWAHIGGFVAGAILIFLFRKRDVTLFDRGYVPKSRRRSIIPNSE from the coding sequence CTGATCCCGCTGCACGACGAGAACCCGCTCCGCCACATCCGTTTCCAGTACGTCACGGTCGCGATCATCGCCGTGTGCGTCGCGGTGTTTCTCTACCAATCGACGCTGGACGTCCGCGCTGAGCGGGTGTTCGTGATGAGCTATGGCGCGATTCCGGCGGCCGTGTTCGGCCTCGCCGAGCGCGGGGCTGAGATCTCGGCGATCCCGCCGTCCGTCACGCTTCTCACCAGCATGTTTCTGCACGGCGGCTTCATGCACCTCGCCGGCAACATGCTGTTCCTGTGGGTGCTCGGCGACAACGTCGAGGACGCCATGGGCCACGCGCGCTACGTCGCGTTCTATCTGTTGTCGGGCCTCGCCGCGGCGCTGGCGCACGCCGGGCTCGATCCCGTCTCCAAGATTCCGATGATCGGGGCAAGCGGCGCGATCTCCGGCGTCATCGGCGCCTACTTGATTCTGCACCCCAAGGCGCCGATCAAGACTCTCGTTCTGCGCATGATCGTTTATCTCCCGGCCTGGGTGGTGCTGGGCCTCTGGTTCGCGTTCCAGCTGATCAACGTGGCGATGACGCCGAAGGGCGCGGGCGGCGTCGCGTGGTGGGCGCACATCGGCGGCTTCGTCGCCGGTGCGATCCTGATTTTCCTGTTCCGCAAGCGCGACGTGACGCTGTTCGACCGCGGCTACGTGCCGAAATCACGCCGCCGTTCCATCATTCCCAATTCGGAGTAG
- the rpsD gene encoding 30S ribosomal protein S4: MTKRAESKYKINRRLNANLWGRPKSPLNVREYGPGQHGQRRGRKPSDFGTQLRAKQKLKGYYGNIGERQFRRYYAEAARRKGDTSEHLIGLLERRLDAVVYRMKFVPTVFAARQFVNHGHVKVNGRRVNIPSYLVKDGDTIELKESSKQLASVLASVQLAERDVPDYLQVDHSAMKGTFVRTPKFGDVPYPVQMEPNLVVEFYSR, from the coding sequence ATGACCAAACGCGCCGAGTCCAAGTACAAGATCAATCGCCGCCTCAACGCCAATCTCTGGGGTCGGCCGAAAAGTCCCCTCAACGTTCGCGAATACGGCCCCGGCCAGCATGGCCAGCGGCGCGGCCGCAAGCCGTCCGACTTCGGCACCCAGCTGCGCGCCAAACAAAAATTGAAGGGCTATTACGGCAATATCGGCGAGCGCCAGTTCCGCCGCTATTACGCCGAAGCCGCGCGCCGGAAGGGCGACACCTCCGAACATCTGATCGGGCTCCTGGAACGGCGCCTCGACGCGGTCGTCTACCGCATGAAGTTCGTGCCCACCGTTTTCGCCGCGCGCCAGTTCGTCAACCACGGCCACGTCAAGGTCAACGGCCGGCGGGTCAACATCCCGTCCTATCTGGTCAAGGACGGCGACACCATCGAACTCAAGGAATCGTCCAAGCAGCTCGCCTCGGTGCTGGCGTCCGTCCAGCTCGCCGAACGCGACGTGCCCGATTACCTCCAGGTCGATCATTCGGCCATGAAAGGCACCTTCGTGCGCACGCCCAAATTCGGCGACGTGCCGTACCCGGTGCAGATGGAGCCGAACCTGGTGGTCGAATTCTATTCGCGCTGA
- a CDS encoding HNH endonuclease, with translation MSIAVNSFPALVLNADFRPLSYFPLSLWSWQDSVKAVFLDRVSVISEYDRVVRSPSARIQLPSVIALKEFVPVSRRPAFTRFNVFLRDRFRCQYCGGHFPTEHLTFDHVVPRSRGGRTVWSNVVTACEPCNMTKGRRLPNEVGLALRRKPYAPTNVELQENGRGFPPNYLHESWRDFLYWDSELEST, from the coding sequence GTGAGTATCGCCGTCAACAGTTTCCCGGCCTTGGTGTTGAACGCCGACTTTCGGCCGCTCAGCTATTTCCCGTTGTCGCTGTGGTCGTGGCAGGATTCGGTCAAGGCCGTGTTTCTCGACCGCGTCAGCGTGATTTCCGAATACGACCGCGTCGTGCGCTCGCCGAGCGCGCGCATCCAGTTGCCGAGCGTGATCGCGCTCAAGGAATTCGTGCCCGTCTCGCGCCGGCCGGCGTTCACCCGGTTCAACGTATTCCTGCGCGACCGGTTCCGCTGCCAGTACTGCGGCGGCCATTTTCCGACCGAACACCTGACCTTCGACCACGTGGTGCCGCGCTCGCGCGGCGGCCGCACGGTCTGGTCGAACGTGGTGACCGCGTGCGAGCCGTGCAACATGACCAAGGGCCGCCGCCTGCCGAACGAGGTCGGGCTCGCGCTCCGGCGCAAACCGTACGCGCCGACCAACGTCGAGTTGCAGGAAAACGGCCGGGGTTTCCCGCCCAACTACCTGCACGAAAGCTGGCGCGACTTCCTCTATTGGGACAGCGAGCTGGAATCGACCTGA
- a CDS encoding phospholipase translates to MPELPLLSGPTLPPAAGGPPRQLVLLLHGVGADGNDLIGLAPFFQQVLPEAAFFSPNAPQRFDMAPYGYQWFSLSDFGPEARLKGTRAAAPILDHFIDHLLAVFGLEDKDMALIGFSQGTMMALYVGLRRAKTLAGIVGFSGMLVGDDSLATELRSRPPVLLVHGDADAIVPVQSLDHAKKALEANKVAVRAHTRPGLAHGIDEEGIKLAQEFLRQTLRPDGR, encoded by the coding sequence ATGCCCGAGCTTCCCTTGCTGTCCGGTCCGACGTTGCCGCCCGCCGCCGGCGGGCCGCCGCGCCAGTTGGTGTTGTTGCTGCACGGCGTCGGCGCCGACGGCAATGACCTGATCGGGCTCGCGCCCTTCTTTCAGCAGGTGTTGCCCGAAGCCGCGTTCTTTTCCCCCAACGCGCCGCAACGGTTCGACATGGCGCCCTACGGCTATCAGTGGTTCAGCCTCAGCGATTTCGGGCCCGAGGCGCGGCTCAAGGGCACCCGGGCCGCGGCGCCGATCCTCGACCATTTCATCGACCATCTGCTCGCTGTCTTCGGGCTCGAAGACAAGGACATGGCCCTGATCGGCTTTTCGCAAGGCACCATGATGGCGCTCTACGTCGGGCTCCGCCGCGCGAAAACCTTGGCCGGGATCGTCGGCTTTTCGGGCATGCTGGTCGGGGACGATTCGCTCGCTACCGAATTGCGCTCGCGCCCGCCGGTATTGCTGGTCCACGGCGACGCCGACGCCATCGTGCCCGTGCAGTCCCTCGACCACGCCAAGAAGGCGCTCGAGGCGAACAAGGTCGCGGTGCGCGCCCACACGCGCCCCGGACTGGCCCACGGCATCGACGAGGAAGGGATCAAACTGGCCCAGGAATTTCTCCGGCAAACCCTTCGCCCGGACGGCCGGTAA
- the purL gene encoding phosphoribosylformylglycinamidine synthase subunit PurL, producing MGRAPNLTELGIFSVMWSEHCSYKSSKKWLKTLPTSAPWVIQGPGENAGVIDIGDGQAAIFKMESHNHPSFIEPYQGAATGVGGILRDVFTMGARPIANLNALRFGGPDHPKTRHLVAGVVAGIGGYGNCVGVPTVGGECNFHAGYDGNILVNAMTVGLADADRIFYAKAAGVGNPIVYVGSKTGRDGIHGATMASAEFTDDSEEKRPTVQVGDPFTEKLLIEACLELMATDAIVAIQDMGAAGLTSSSFEMASKGGLGVELNLDHVPQRETGMTAYEMMLSESQERMLMVLKPGREDEARRIFEKWELDFAVIGKLTDTGHMVLKHKGAIVGDLPIDPLAQASPEYDRPWTPPPKRAVLDPADVPAPNDIPGALVALIGSPDLCSKRWIWEQYDHMVMADTAQRPGGDAAVVRVHGTRKALAMTSDSTPRYCFADPVEGGKQAVAEAWRNLTAVGARPLALTDNMNFGNPERPEIMGQFVGCVQGMAEACRALDFPVVSGNVSLYNETNGKAIPPTPTIGGVGLIADVARMATLAFKAVGDAIVLVGETKGHLGCSLYLREILKREDGAPPPVDLAAERKNGDFVRDLIGRGAVGAVHDLSDGGLLVGIAEMALASGIGAEIAPPQGTPPLHAWLFGEDQARYLLTVREADAFLAAAAKAGVKAAIVGRTGGDGLTVHGERSISLAELRAAHEGWLPRYMAGGA from the coding sequence ATGGGGCGCGCGCCCAATCTGACCGAACTCGGCATCTTTTCGGTCATGTGGTCGGAGCATTGTTCCTACAAATCCTCGAAGAAGTGGCTGAAGACCCTGCCGACCAGCGCGCCCTGGGTGATCCAGGGGCCGGGCGAGAACGCGGGCGTGATCGACATCGGCGACGGTCAGGCCGCGATCTTCAAGATGGAAAGCCACAATCATCCGTCGTTCATCGAGCCCTATCAGGGCGCGGCGACCGGCGTCGGCGGCATCCTGCGCGACGTGTTCACCATGGGTGCCAGGCCGATCGCCAATCTCAACGCGCTCCGCTTCGGCGGTCCCGACCATCCCAAGACCCGGCACCTGGTCGCGGGCGTGGTCGCCGGAATCGGCGGCTACGGCAACTGCGTCGGCGTGCCCACCGTCGGCGGCGAATGCAACTTCCACGCCGGCTACGACGGCAACATCCTGGTCAACGCCATGACCGTCGGCCTCGCCGACGCCGATCGCATTTTCTACGCCAAGGCCGCCGGAGTCGGAAACCCGATCGTCTACGTCGGCTCCAAGACCGGGCGCGACGGCATCCACGGCGCGACCATGGCGAGCGCCGAGTTCACCGACGATTCCGAGGAAAAGCGTCCGACCGTGCAGGTCGGCGATCCGTTCACCGAGAAGCTCCTGATCGAGGCGTGCCTGGAACTGATGGCGACCGACGCCATCGTCGCCATCCAGGACATGGGCGCGGCGGGTCTGACCTCGTCCTCCTTCGAAATGGCCTCCAAGGGCGGGCTCGGGGTCGAATTGAACCTCGACCACGTGCCGCAGCGCGAAACCGGCATGACCGCCTACGAGATGATGCTGTCGGAAAGCCAGGAACGCATGCTGATGGTCCTGAAACCAGGACGCGAGGACGAAGCGCGGCGCATCTTCGAAAAATGGGAGCTCGATTTCGCGGTCATCGGCAAGCTGACCGACACCGGCCACATGGTCCTGAAGCACAAGGGCGCGATCGTCGGCGACCTGCCGATCGATCCCTTGGCGCAGGCCTCGCCCGAATACGACCGCCCCTGGACGCCGCCGCCGAAGCGCGCCGTCCTCGATCCCGCCGACGTACCGGCGCCCAACGATATTCCCGGCGCCCTCGTCGCCCTGATCGGCTCGCCGGATCTCTGTTCCAAGCGCTGGATCTGGGAACAGTACGATCACATGGTGATGGCCGACACCGCGCAGCGCCCGGGCGGCGACGCCGCCGTGGTGCGCGTGCACGGCACGCGGAAGGCCCTCGCCATGACCTCCGATTCGACGCCGCGCTACTGCTTCGCCGATCCGGTCGAGGGCGGCAAGCAGGCGGTCGCCGAAGCGTGGCGGAATCTCACCGCCGTCGGCGCAAGGCCGCTCGCGCTCACCGACAACATGAACTTCGGCAACCCGGAGCGGCCCGAGATCATGGGCCAGTTCGTCGGCTGCGTCCAAGGCATGGCGGAGGCCTGCCGCGCGCTCGACTTCCCGGTCGTTTCCGGCAACGTCTCGCTCTACAACGAAACCAACGGCAAGGCGATTCCGCCGACGCCCACCATCGGCGGCGTCGGCTTGATCGCCGACGTGGCGCGCATGGCGACGCTCGCCTTCAAGGCGGTCGGCGATGCGATCGTGCTGGTGGGCGAAACCAAGGGCCATCTCGGCTGCTCGCTTTACTTGCGCGAGATTCTCAAACGCGAGGACGGCGCCCCGCCGCCGGTCGATCTCGCGGCCGAGCGCAAGAACGGTGATTTCGTTCGCGACCTCATCGGGCGCGGCGCGGTCGGCGCCGTCCACGATCTTTCCGACGGCGGGCTTCTGGTCGGCATTGCCGAGATGGCGCTCGCCTCCGGCATCGGCGCCGAGATCGCGCCGCCGCAAGGAACGCCCCCTCTGCACGCATGGCTATTCGGCGAGGATCAGGCCCGCTACCTGCTGACCGTCCGCGAGGCGGACGCGTTCCTCGCCGCCGCCGCGAAAGCGGGGGTCAAGGCCGCGATCGTCGGGCGCACCGGCGGCGACGGCTTGACGGTGCACGGCGAACGGTCCATATCCCTTGCCGAACTGCGCGCGGCCCACGAGGGCTGGCTGCCCCGTTACATGGCGGGCGGCGCGTAA
- a CDS encoding thermonuclease family protein — MSRRWLFALVAVLALVAAALPFADARAGEDLVAGGEEIVREAVDGDTVLLADGREVRLVGLQAPKLALGRRNFKDWPLAEDSKRAVAALVVGQRVILRHGGANRDRHGRVLAHLHRADGLWVQGEMLRQGQARVYTFPDNRARAAEMYALEAEARAARRGIWAHPFYAVRAPEGLKGDLDTFQIVAGTVVDAVKVKNAVFLNFGPDWRTDFTVRLDGAALKLFRAAGVDPLTFKGERVEVRGWLRFKDGPMIDASHPEQFTPTR; from the coding sequence ATGTCGCGCCGATGGTTATTTGCGCTCGTTGCCGTTCTCGCCTTGGTCGCGGCGGCGCTTCCGTTCGCGGACGCGCGCGCCGGCGAAGATTTGGTCGCGGGCGGCGAGGAAATCGTGCGCGAGGCGGTGGACGGCGATACGGTCCTTCTCGCCGACGGGCGCGAGGTGCGCCTGGTCGGTCTGCAGGCGCCGAAACTCGCCCTCGGCCGCAGGAACTTCAAGGACTGGCCGTTGGCGGAAGACTCGAAGCGCGCCGTCGCCGCGCTCGTGGTCGGTCAGCGCGTGATCCTTCGCCACGGTGGCGCCAACCGAGACCGCCACGGCCGCGTGCTGGCACACCTCCATCGCGCCGACGGCTTGTGGGTGCAGGGCGAAATGCTGAGGCAGGGCCAGGCCCGGGTCTATACGTTTCCCGACAACCGCGCGCGCGCCGCCGAAATGTACGCCCTGGAGGCCGAGGCGCGCGCCGCGCGGCGCGGCATCTGGGCGCACCCGTTCTATGCGGTGCGCGCGCCCGAAGGACTCAAGGGCGATCTCGATACTTTCCAGATCGTCGCCGGGACCGTGGTCGACGCGGTCAAGGTCAAGAACGCGGTGTTCCTCAACTTCGGTCCCGATTGGCGGACCGATTTCACCGTCCGGCTCGACGGCGCGGCGCTCAAGCTCTTTCGCGCGGCCGGAGTCGATCCGCTGACATTCAAAGGCGAACGGGTCGAGGTGCGCGGCTGGCTGCGCTTCAAGGACGGTCCGATGATCGACGCCAGTCACCCCGAGCAGTTCACGCCAACGCGATAA
- a CDS encoding BolA family transcriptional regulator: MPMAAFEIERLIKQGIPDAKVTIEDLRGDGDHYAARVESAAFKGKSRVQQHQLVYQALQGRMGGALHALQLTTVAPD; encoded by the coding sequence ATGCCGATGGCGGCGTTCGAAATCGAGCGGTTGATCAAGCAAGGCATCCCCGACGCCAAGGTCACGATCGAGGATTTGCGCGGCGACGGCGACCATTACGCCGCCCGGGTCGAATCCGCGGCCTTCAAGGGCAAGTCGCGGGTGCAACAGCACCAACTCGTCTATCAGGCGCTGCAGGGCCGCATGGGCGGGGCGTTGCACGCGCTGCAACTGACCACCGTCGCCCCGGATTGA
- a CDS encoding tRNA glutamyl-Q(34) synthetase GluQRS, whose amino-acid sequence MTIVTRFAPSPTGLLHLGHAFAALFAEARAREVGGRFLLRIEDIDPIRCRPEFEAALVQDLAWLGLVWEEPVRRQSERMADYRAALARLESEGLVYPCFCTRREIAAEIAAAAEAPHGPDGPVYPGICRALTEAERRERIATGVPFALRLDMAEALRRAGPLAWTDRARGPQDARPEIFGDVVLARKDTPASYHLAVTVDDARQGVTLVTRGEDLFAATHVHRLLQALLGLPAPAYFHHRLLVGADGQRFAKRDRSLTLRALREAGHTPAEVRTMAGF is encoded by the coding sequence ATGACCATCGTCACCCGATTCGCGCCGAGCCCGACCGGCCTTTTGCACCTCGGCCACGCTTTCGCCGCCCTGTTCGCCGAAGCGCGCGCGCGCGAAGTGGGCGGGCGGTTCCTGCTCCGGATCGAGGACATCGACCCGATCCGCTGCCGGCCCGAATTCGAGGCGGCGTTGGTGCAAGACCTGGCCTGGCTCGGGCTCGTTTGGGAAGAGCCGGTGCGGCGGCAATCGGAACGCATGGCCGACTACCGCGCCGCGCTGGCCCGCCTCGAATCCGAAGGGCTCGTCTATCCCTGCTTCTGCACCCGGCGCGAGATCGCGGCGGAGATCGCGGCCGCCGCCGAGGCCCCTCACGGTCCCGACGGGCCGGTCTATCCCGGCATCTGCCGCGCGCTGACCGAGGCGGAACGGCGCGAACGGATCGCGACTGGAGTTCCGTTCGCGCTCCGGCTCGACATGGCCGAGGCGCTGCGCCGCGCGGGTCCGCTCGCCTGGACCGACCGCGCGCGCGGGCCGCAGGACGCGCGCCCCGAAATTTTCGGCGACGTGGTGCTGGCGCGCAAGGACACGCCCGCCAGCTATCACCTCGCCGTCACCGTCGACGACGCGCGCCAAGGCGTGACGCTGGTGACCCGGGGCGAGGACCTGTTCGCCGCCACCCACGTGCACCGTCTGTTGCAGGCGCTGCTCGGGTTGCCGGCGCCCGCGTATTTCCACCATCGGCTGCTGGTCGGCGCCGATGGGCAACGCTTCGCCAAGCGCGACCGGTCGCTCACCCTGCGCGCCCTGCGCGAAGCCGGGCACACGCCGGCGGAAGTGCGGACGATGGCGGGGTTTTGA
- a CDS encoding XRE family transcriptional regulator, whose amino-acid sequence MGRSDRRHGEAKMTRIPTAKDPTRNVWLQLGLPDAEEHYLKAELVFRLDKTIKVLGLTQHAAARRLRTTQPELSKILRGKFSEVSLERLMRFLTALGQRIEIKIGAAKKGEPGEVVIGDIRRRAA is encoded by the coding sequence ATGGGCCGATCTGATCGCAGACATGGAGAAGCGAAGATGACCCGAATTCCCACGGCGAAAGACCCGACTCGGAACGTCTGGCTGCAGCTCGGGCTGCCCGACGCCGAAGAGCATTATCTCAAGGCTGAGTTGGTTTTTAGGCTCGACAAAACGATCAAGGTCCTCGGCCTGACGCAGCATGCGGCGGCGCGTAGGCTCCGTACCACCCAACCCGAGTTGTCGAAGATTCTCCGGGGTAAGTTTTCCGAAGTTTCCCTGGAACGACTGATGCGTTTCCTGACGGCCTTGGGTCAACGCATCGAAATCAAGATTGGTGCGGCAAAGAAAGGCGAACCCGGCGAAGTGGTGATCGGAGATATTCGCCGACGCGCGGCTTGA
- the grxD gene encoding Grx4 family monothiol glutaredoxin — translation MSEPAVFARIREEIAENPVTLFMKGSPIFPQCGFSAAVVGVLSHMNVKFKGIDVLSDQDIREGIKAFSNWPTIPQLYVKGEFVGGCDIVREMYQSGELQKLLKDKGVPFADA, via the coding sequence ATGAGCGAACCCGCCGTCTTCGCCCGCATCCGCGAAGAGATCGCCGAAAACCCCGTCACCCTTTTCATGAAGGGTTCGCCGATCTTTCCCCAATGCGGATTTTCCGCCGCCGTGGTCGGCGTCCTCAGCCACATGAACGTCAAGTTCAAGGGCATCGACGTGCTCTCCGACCAGGATATCCGCGAGGGCATCAAGGCCTTCTCCAACTGGCCGACCATTCCGCAGCTCTACGTCAAGGGCGAGTTCGTCGGCGGCTGCGACATCGTGCGCGAAATGTACCAGTCGGGCGAACTGCAGAAGCTGCTCAAGGACAAGGGCGTGCCGTTCGCCGACGCGTGA
- a CDS encoding HNH endonuclease — protein MLKRDDFRCRACGANPPTSPGLRLHVDHIVPWSKGGETIMDNLQTLCERCNLGKSNTL, from the coding sequence GTGTTGAAACGAGACGACTTCCGCTGCCGCGCGTGCGGCGCCAACCCACCAACCTCGCCGGGACTTCGCCTGCATGTTGACCACATCGTGCCATGGAGCAAAGGCGGAGAAACCATAATGGACAATCTCCAAACCCTTTGCGAACGGTGCAACTTGGGCAAGAGCAATACGCTTTAA